The genomic window TCGTGAAGGAATGTTTGGCACACAATAGTGCAAAACATTGTTTTTTATAAAGGTTGGTTTTTCATGAGTAGTAACTTCTGAAGTTTCAAAACAGCCACCTGTATCAATGCTGACATCAACAATTACAGCACCTTTTTTCATGTGTTCAACCATTGTTTCATTTACCACAATCGGACAACGTTCTTTTCCGCGCATGGCGCCAATTGCTACATCACAGCGTCTTAAAGCTTTTAATAAACCTTTTTGCTGTATGGTAGAAGTGAAAATTCTTTGATTTAAATTGTTTTGTAAACGACGTAATTTTGTAATCGAATTATCAAAAACTTTTACGTTTGCTCCTAATCCAATTGCGGTTTTAGCAGCAAATTCGCCAACAGTTCCAGCGCCAATAATTACAACCTCAGTAGGAGGAACGCCCATAATGTTTCCGAATAAGAGCCCTTTTCCGAACTCGTTTGTAATCATTAATTCGGCTGCAATTAAAATAGAAGCAGTTCCGGCAATTTCGCTTAAAGATTTTACTGCTGGATAAGAACCGTCTTCGTCTTTTATATATTCAAAAGCTAAGGCGGTGATTTTCTTTTTTGCTAAAGCTTCGAAGTATTCTTTCTTTTTGGTTTTTAGCTGAATAGCAGAAATAATAACCGTTTCTGGATTGATCATTTCGATTTCAGTTAAAGTTGGCGGTTCTACTTTTAATAGAAACGGACAGCCAAAAACTCTTTTGGCATCTTTTGTGATTTCTGCACCGGCATCAGCATATTCTTTATCACTATAACTCGAACTTTCTCCAGCACCAGATTCTATCATGACGCGATGCCCTTCATAAGTTAAGGAAGCGACTGCATCAGGCGTAAGACAGATACGACGTTCTTGATAACTTGTTTCTTTAGGGATTCCTATAAAAAGTTCTCTTTTAAAACGACCAACCTCAAGTTTTTCTTCCTGCGGTATTAATTGTTGTTTTGTAAATGGAGTTAACGTGATTGACATGGATAGTGCAAAAAATTAAGAGTACAAATTACGTAAAAAGTTTTAGAAATAGTGTAAAAATTGTGCTAATACTACAAGCCGAATGTTAAAGATTCTGTTTAACACCCAAAATATCGCTTGGGTACATTTACTTTTGTCTGGTACCAATTTTTTGATAATGTCTTTACATAATCTGGGTAATTTGGATCTCCAATAGGATTGTCCTTGCAATTGCATTCAGGTTTCTTTTCGTAGATTATGAACATTTTTTTATATGCTCCCACAATTTTGTAATTATGTATCGATGTTTTTATACAAAACATAATACAATTTTCTGCCTCGCCAATTTCAATATATTCACAAAATTTACTATCAATCAATTGCTTAAGTTTCTGTTTGTCGGAAGTTTTAATCTTTGAAAACAGATTGTTAATGTCATTGCTATTTTTAATGTAATACCTTATGCACTTTCCATCTGCAGGGGCATCGATGCTAAGGCTGTCATTGATAAATTTACTATTTCGATCAATAATACTAACAATCTCTTTACATTTTTCAATTTTAGAAGCTTCCACTTCATCTGATAAAAAATCTGTCGTTATACCTAAAAGAAAGAGAAAAAAAAGTGCAATTAAACCAAAGATAGTGGCAAATAAAATAAGTAATTTTTTCTTCAATGATACTGTTTTAAAATAATCTTAAATCAATTTCAATTCTCTTTTCCCGTCAGAAAGCAATCCGATATTTATAGTAGAATGTTCTTCAGGAATCAAATTTGCAATTTTTTCAGACCATTCAATAAAACACCAATTTCCAGAGTATAGGTAATCATCAACTCCCATATCTAGTGCTTCGGTTTCTTGTTTTATTCTGTAAAAGTCAAAATGATAGACTTTTTTTCCGTTTGGAATTTGATATTCGTTTACTAAAGAAAAAGTTGGACTGCTAGTTGCGTCAGTAATTCCTAGGCTTTTGCATAACTGTTTGATTAGGGTGGTTTTTCCAACTCCCATTTCTCCATTAAAAAGGATAATTTTATTAGGATTTGAAGCTATAATCTGCTCCGCAACTTCTTGAATTTGATCTAATGAAAAAACGATGTTCATTGCTGTGTGTATTTTTGCCACGAATTTCGCAAATTTTCGCGAATTATTTTTATTGCCACAGATTAAAAGATTAAAAAGGATTTTTTAATCAGTGATAATCTGTGAAATCTGTGGCAAAAAATATTTTATTTAATTGTATTCACTGCTGGAAACTGAAAACTCTTATTTCGGGTTAAATACCAGAAATGGAATAATCATTTCTTCTAAAGAAATTCCTCCGTGCTGATATGTGTTTTTGTAATAGCTCACATAATGATTGTAGTTGTTTACATACGCCAAGAAAAAATCATTTTTGGCAAAAATAAACGAGCTGCTCATATTTATGGCTGGTAAACCAATTGTTTTTGGTTCCTTAACTACATATACATCTTTCTGTTCGTAAGTCAAGCTGCGACCAGTTTTGTAACGCAGATTCAGACTTGTATTTTTATCTCCCACAACTTTCGACGGATTTTTTACATTAATAGTTCCGTGATCTGTTGTTAAAATCAATTTGAAACCTAAAAGCTGCGCCTGTTGAATAATCTCTAGTAAAGGAGAATTTTTAAACCAGCTTAATGTTAGAGAACGATACGCTTTATCATCAGAAGCTAATTCTTTTACCACTTCCATTTCGGTTTTCGCATGCGAAAGCATATCAACGAAGTTGTAAACAACGGTTACCAGATCGTTTCCTTTTAGAGCTTTGAAGTTTTCTGCTAGTTTTTTTCCTCCAGCATAATTGGTGATTTTAAAATAATCTTCTTTAATATTTAAACCTAAACGTTTCAGTTGAGCCGATAAAAATTCTGCTTCATAAAGGTTTTTTCCGCCGTCTTCAACATCATTTTTCCAATATTCAGGAAACTGTTTTTCCATTTCTAAAGGCATTAAACCAGAAAAAATCGCATTTCTTGCATATTGTGTGGCAGTTGGAAGAATAGAGTAGTACGGAACCTCTTTTTCTAGTTTGTAATAATTTGAAATTACACCTTCGAAAGCTTTCCATTGGTCGTAACGCAGATTATCAATGACAACAAAAAGAATCGGTTTGTCTTTCTTTTTAAGTTCAGGAACTACTAATTCTTTAAATAAAGTATTTGATTGAATAGGTTTGTCTGCTTTTGGTGCAAACCAATCTTCATAATTTCTTTCAATATATTTTCCGAATTGCGAATTGGCTTCAACTTTTTGAGATTCTAGAATTTCGATCATCGCTGTATCATTGATGTCTTCTAGTTTTAATTCCCAAAAAAGCAATTTTTTATACAGCTCAATCCAGTCTTCATAAGAATTAACCATTGCTAATTCCATGGAAATTTTTCTGAATTCTTTCTGATAATCTAAAGTTGTTTTTTCTGTAATCAATCTCGAATCATCCAGATTTTTCTTCAAACTCAACAGAATCTGATTCGGATTTACTGGCTTAATCAAATAATCAGCGATTTTAGAACCAATGGCTTCTTCCATAATATATTCTTCCTCGCTCTTGGTAATCATAATCATCGGAATAGCAGATTTTTTTTCTTTCATTTCAGAAAGTGTTTCCAATCCGCTCATTCCGGGCATGTTTTCATCCAAAAAAACAATATCAAAATTATCTTCTTCAAATAAGGCAATCGCATCGAGTCCGTTATTGCAAGTCGTAACTTGGTAATTCTTTTTTTCTAGAAATAATATGTGTGGCTTTAGAAGATCGATTTCATCGTCGACCCAAAGTATTTTTATCTTATCCATAAATCAATTTAATTTTACTGCAATTTAAAGTTATAGAACTTAAAAAGTATTAAAAATAGTATAAAATTACCAAAGTTTAGGCATGATTTTAATTTGAATTTTAACATTTTTAGATGTATTTTATTGATAATCATAGCAATTTAGATTATGATTTTTAAATAAAAAACACCAATCTCTTTATAGTTATTTACTTATATTTGTTGACCTAAAAAATAACTCAATAGTGACTCAGATCAACAAACTTAAAATATTCAACGATCCTATATATGGTTTTATAACGATTCCGAATGCGTTGGTTTACGATTTAATTCAGCATCCGTATTTTCAGCGTCTTCGTAGAATTTCTCAAATGGGATTGTCGTATTTGGTATATCCAGGAGCTAATCATACGCGTTTTCATCATGCTTTAGGATGCATGCATTTGATGAAGAAGGCAATTGATACACTTCGCTTTAAAGATGTTGTTATTTCTGAAGAAGAAGAAAATGCGCTTTTGATCGCAATTTTGCTTCATGATATAGGACACGGACCATTTTCGCATGCCATGGAAAAGAGTATTGTTGAAGATGTGCATCATGAAGCTATTTCGCTATTGTTTATGAATCAGCTGAATGAAGAGTTTGACGGAAGATTAAGTTTGGCAATTCAGGTTTTTAAAGGAGAATACCATAGAAAATTTATGCTTCAATTGATTTCAAGTCAGTTGGATATGGATAGAATGGACTACTTAAAACGTGATAGTTTTTATACTGGTGTTGCGGAAGGAAATGTAAATTCTGAGCGATTGATTCAGATGATGAATGTAGAAAACGATGTATTGGTAATTGAAGAAAAAGGAATTTATTCTGTTGAGAAATTCCTGCTTTCGAGAAGGTTGATGTATTGGCAAGCTTATTTGCATAAAACAAGTTTAGTAGCTGAATTAATTTTAATGAAGGTGCTGAAAAGAGCAAAAGAACTGACTTTAAAAGGTATTAAACTGCCTTGTAGTGAACCGTTGATGTATTTCATGCAGAATAAAATTACGCTCGAAGATTTTGATGCTGAGAAATTAGACTTATTCTCCCAGTTAGATGATTTTGATATTATAAGCGCTCTAAAAGCTTGGCAGAAGCATAGTGATTTTATACTTTCTACATTAAGTAAAATGATTATCAATAGAGATTTATTGAAAATTAAGCTTAGCGCAGAAAAAATTCCGATGGAAGAATCACAATCTTTAAAAGAAGAGTTTGCAGAAGCGCATCAAATTTCGGCTGTAGACGCTGGTTATTTTATTTTTAGAGGTAAAATAAAAAATCAGGCGTATAGTAAAGAAGCAGAACCAATTCGTATTTTGAAAAAAGATAAAACAATTGAAGATGTTGTTGAAGCTTCTGACCAGCTGAATTTGAAATCGTTATCTAAATTGGTAACAAAATATTATATCTGTTTTCCAAAACAACTTATATAAAATTAACATTTAAAATCTATTTTTTATATTTTTGTCGCGATGAAATTTACAGCAGAACAAATAGCAGGAATTTTAGAAGGAGAAGTTGTTGGGAATCCCAATGCAGAAGTTTCTAAGCTTTCTAAAATCGAAGAAGGAGAGGAAGGTTCTCTTACTTTTTTGGCTAACCCTAAGTATATCAATTATATATATACTACAAAAGCGACAGTAACAATTGTTAATGATAGCTTTATTCCGGAACAGGAAATTAGTACTACACTTATAAAGGTAGAAGATGCCTATGCGGCGTTTTCTAAACTTTTACATTTTTATAATCAGGTAAAATTAAACAAAAACGGTATCGAGCCTCAGTCCTATATGTCTGAAGGAACGAAATATGGTGAGAATCTATATTTAGGGAGTTTTAGTTATATCGGGCAAAATGTAGTATTAGGTAATAATGTGAAAATTTACCCAAATAGCTTTATTGGCGATAATGTTGTTATTGGCGATAATGTGTTCATTTTTGCAGGTGCTAAAATTTATTCTGAAACCGTAATTGGTAATAATTGCACGGTTCATTCTGGTGTTATTATAGGCGCAGATGGTTTTGGATTTGCTCCAAACGAAAACGGAGAATATAGCAAAGTACCTCAGATTGGAAATGTTATTATTGAAGATAATGTAGATATTGGTGCTAATACTACAATTGACAGAGCAACTCTTGGTTCTACAATAATTAGAAAAGGAGTTAAGTTAGACAATCAGATTCAGATTGCCCATAATGTAGAAATAGGAAAAAATACGGTAATAGCGGCTCAAAGTGGTGTTGCGGGTTCTACAAAAATTGGTGAAAACTGTATGATTGGTGGGCAGGTAGGTATTGCAGGTCACTTAACAATAGGAAATAATGTTAGGCTTCAAGCCCAATCAGGTGTAGCCAGAAACATTAAAGATGATGAAGTTTTACAAGGAACTCCATCTCTTGGATATACAGATTTTAATAAATCGTACGTTCATTTTAAGAATCTGCCTAAAATTGTGGCCGAAGTTGAAGAATTAAAGAAACAAATAATAAACCCAAAAAATGGAAATAATGGTTAAACAGAAGACCATCAAAAATGAAATTTCACTAACAGGAGTTGGTTTACACACTGGAAAAGAAGTTACAATGACTTTTAAACCTGCACCCGTTAATAATGGTTTCACTTTTGTAAGAGTAGATTTGCAAGGTCAACCAGTCATTGAGGCTGATGCTAATTATGTTGTTAATACTCAAAGAGGTACAAATCTTGAGAAACTTGGTGTGAAAATTCAAACACCAGAACACGTTTTGGCTGCAGTAGTTGGCTGCGATTTGGATAATATTATTATTGAATTGAATGCCTCTGAACTTCCAATTATGGATGGTTCATCAAAATATTTTGTTGAAGCTATTGAAAACGCTGGTATTGAAGAACAAGACGCGCAACGTAATGTTTACGTAGTAAAAGAAGTAATCTCTTTTACAGACGAAGCAACAGGAAGCGAAATTCTTGTAATGCCAAGCGATGAATATCAGGTTACAACAATGGTAGATTTTGGTACAAAAGTTTTAGGTACTCAAAATGCTACTCTTAAAAGCTTAGCTGATTTTAAATCTGAAATTGCAAGTTCTAGAACTTTCAGCTTCCTACATGAATTAGAATCATTGTTGGAGCACGGACTTATTAAAGGTGGAGATTTAAACAATGCAATTGTATATGTAGATAAAGAAATCTCTGAGTCTACAATGGCAAACTTGAAGAAAGCATTTGGGAAAGAAGAAATATCTGTAAAACCAAACGGTGTTTTAGATAATTTAACTTTGCATTATCCAAACGAAGCCGCAAGACACAAACTACTTGATGTTATTGGAGATTTATCTCTTATTGGAGTTCGTATTCAAGGTAAAATTATTGCTAACAAACCAGGACACTTTGTAAATACTCAATTTGCTAAAAAACTGGCTAAGATTATTAAAATAGAGCAGAGAAATCATGTTCCTACTTATGATTTACATCAAGAACCATTGATGGATATTCATAAAATCATGTCTATGTTGCCTCACAGACCTCCATTCTTGTTGATTGACAGAATTATCGAAATGTCTGATCGTCACGTAGTAGGATTGAAAAATGTTACTATGAATGAGAACTTCTTTGTTGGTCACTTTCCAGAAGCTCCAGTTATGCCTGGTGTATTAATTGTAGAAGCAATGGCACAAACAGGAGGGATTCTAGTATTAAGCACTGTTCCAGATCCTGAAAACTATTTAACATATTTCATGAAAATTGACAATGTTAAATTTAAACACAAAGTGTTACCGGGAGACACTTTAATCTTTAAATGTGAGTTAATATCTCCTATCAGAAGAGGAATTTGTCATATGCAAGCAAACGCTTATGCAAATGGTAAATTAGTTACTGAAGCAGAATTAATGGCACAAATAGCAAGAAAACAATAATAAATTATCAAATTTATTGTTTAGGTTTGTTGCTTCAAATTAGAATATTTTAATTAAAAATATAAAACATACAGATGAATCAACCATTAGCATATGTTCATCCAGGCGCGAAAATCGCTAAAAACGTTGTAATAGAGCCATTTACAACAATTCACAATAATGTTGTTATTGGTGATGGTACTTGGATTGGTTCAAACGTGACCATTATGGAAGGTGCTCGAATTGGAAAAAATTGTAACATTTTTCCAGGAGCTGTAATTTCTGCGGTGCCACAAGATTTAAAATTCGGAGGTGAGGATTCTCTAGCAATTATCGGTGATAATTGTACAATTAGAGAATGCGTAACTATAAATAGAGGAACAATAGCTTCAGGTCAGACTGTAATTGGAAACAATTGTTTAGTAATGGCATATGCGCATATTGCACACGACTGTGAGATTGGAAACAATGCAATTATTGTAAATGGTGTTGCATTAGCTGGACACGTAGTTGTTGGAAATCATGCAGTTATTGGAGGTTTAGCGGCGATTCACCAGTTTATTCATATTGGAGATCATGCTATGATTTCTGGAGGATCTTTGGTTAGAAAAGACGTTCCTCCATTTACAAAAGCGGCAAAAGAGCCATTATCTTATGTTGGAATTAATTCTGTTGGTTTAAGAAGAAGAGGGTTTACAACTGAAAAAATTAGAGAAATTCAGGAAATCTACAGAATTTTATACCAAAAGAATTATAATACAACTCAAGCTTTGAGTATCATTGAAGCGGAAATGGAAGCGACTCCAGAAAGAGATGAAATTCTAGATTTTATTAGAAATTCTTCTCGAGGAATTATGAAAGGTTATTCAGGAAACTATTAATTTTAGAGTTTAGATTTCTGATTTTAGATTTCTAAACGATACAGATAACAAATAACAATAAAAATGAAGATTGATTCTTTGTCTAGAATCTAAAATCTACATTCTAAAATCTAAAATAAAAAAATACAAATGGCATCTACATCAGATATTAGAAACGGATTGTGTATTAAATTTAATCACGATATCTATAAAATTATTGAATTTCTTCACGTAAAGCCTGGAAAAGGTCCAGCTTTCGTAAGAACAAAATTGAAAAGTTTAACTTCTGGTAAAGTATTAGATAATACTTTCTCAGCAGGTCATAAAATTGACGTTATTCGTGTTGAAACACATACATTTCAATATTTATATCCAGAAGGTGACGAGTTTCACTTCATGAATGCTGAAACGTTTGAGCAGATTTCTTTAAACAAAAACATTTTGGATGCTCCAGATTTATTAAAAGAAGGAACAAACGTAATGGTACAAATCAATACAGAAACAGATTTACCTTTATCTGTTGATATGCCAGCATCTGTAATTCTTGAAGTTACGTACGCTGAGCCAGGCGTAAAAGGAAATACAGCTACAAACGCAACAAAAAATGCTACAGTAGAAACTGGTGCAAACATCAACGTTCCTTTGTTTATCAATGAAGGAGATAAAATTAAAATTGATACAGCTTCAGGTTCATACATGGAGCGTGTTAAAGAATAGTTATTTTAATTAAGATAATTTGACAATGAGTCAATTAGATAATAAGTGAATCGACATAATTTTGTATATTCACATTCTAATTGACTCATTTTCTAATTTACAAGTTTTCTAATTATACTATATGAAATTTCCAAAGAGTCATTCTTTACAAGAAATTGCTAATTTGCTTAATTGCAAATTTATCGGAGACAAAGACTTTCAAGTTTTAGGCATGAACGAGATACACGTTGTAGAGCCTGGAGATATTGTTTTTGTTGACCATCCAAAATACTATGACAAAGCTTTACAATCGGCTGCGACAATTGTTTTGATAAACAAAGAAGTGGAATGCCCAGAAGGTAAAGCGCTTTTAATCTCTGATGATCCGTTTAGAGATTTCAATATTCTTACGAAACATTTTAAACCATTCCAATTTGCTAATGTTGCCATTGCTTCTTCTGCAGAAATAGGAGAGGGAACGGTAATTCAACCAAATACTTTTGTTGGTAATAATGTTAAAATTGGTAAGAACTGCTTGATACATTCTAATGTTTCTATCTACGATCATACTGTAATTGGAGACAATGTAATTATACATGCTGGAACTATTCTAGGAGCTGATGCTTTTTATTATAAAAAACGTCCAGAAGGCTTTGATCAATTAGTTTCTGGCGGAAGAGTTGTCATTGAAGATAATGTCGGTATTGGTGCTTTATGTACAATTGATAAAGGTGTTACAGGCGATACAACTATTGGTGCAGGTTCTAAATTAGATAATCAAGTGCATGTTGGGCATGATACTGTAATAGGTAAAAAATGCTTAATTGCTTCGCAAACAGGGATCGCTGGATGTGTGATTATTGAAGATGAAGTAACGCTGTGGGGACAAGTAGGAACAACAAGTGGTATTACAATTGGAGCAAAAGCAGTTGTAATGGGACAAACTGGTGTGACTAAATCGGTTGAAGGTGGAAAATCGTATTTTGGTACTCCAATTGAAGAATCGAGAGAAAAATTGAAACAATTAGCCAATATCAAAAAGATTCCTGAAATTTTAAGTAAATTGAAGTAATATGTCTATTAAAGAATTTGTTCAGAAATTTTATAAGTCAGATGCCTTAATTGATAGCGAAATTTTAAAAACATATCTGCATCCTGACGTTACGCTTGAATGGAACAGCAGTAAAGGTTTTATTCAGATGGATTATGATTCGATAATTGAAATGGCCAACGAGCTTAGCCGTGCTTATGTGCGTTCTAAGGTGAGAATTAGCCATATTATTAGCGAAGATGATTTAGTATCAGTGCGTTACTCTCATTTTGTAAAAACGATCGAGAATCCGAGAGAAGAGATGCTTTTAGCACATTTTGCAACCATTTGGCAAATAAAAGATGATAAACTTTATAGAGGTTATCAAATGAGTCAATTTTCTTAATATTTTTTTGACAATAAAAGAGTCAAAATACATTACAAAACCTTATTTTTGCAACACAAATTTAAAAACTACATAAAATATATATCATGAGTGTTTTAGTTAATAAAGATTCCAAAATAATTGTTCAGGGATTTACAGGAAGCGAAGGTACTTTCCATGCTTCTCAAATGATTGAGTACGGTACTAATGTTGTTGGAGGTGTTACTCCAGGAAAAGGTGGTACTAGCCATTTAGATCGTCCAGTTTTTAATACAGTAAAAGATGCTGTTGACCAAGCTGGTGCTGATACTTCTATCATTTTTGTTCCGCCAGCTTTTGCTGCTGATGCAATTATGGAAGCTGCTGATGCTGGAATTAAAGTAATTATTGCTATTACAGAAGGAATTCCTGTAGCAGATATGATTAAAGCAAATAATTATGTTAAAGAAAGAAATTCAAGATTAATTGGTCCAAACTGTCCAGGTGTAATTACTCCAGGTGAAGCTAAAGTTGGTATTATGCCAGGTTTCGTTTTCAAAAAAGGTACAGTTGGTATCGTTTCTAAATCAGGAACTTTAACTTACGAAGCTGCTGACCAAGTTGTAAAACAAGGTTTAGGTATCACTACAGCTATCGGAATTGGTGGAGACCCAATCATTGGAACTACAACTAAAGAAGCTGTTGAATTATTAATGAATGATCCAGAGACTGAAGCTATCATCATGATTGGTGAAATCGGTGGTCAACTTGAAGCAGATGCTGCAAGATGGGTTAAAGCTGATGGTAACCGTAAACCAGTTATTGGTTTTATCGCTGGAGAAACTGCTCCTGCAGGTAGAACAATGGGTCACGCAGGTGCAATCGTTGGTGGTTCTGATGATACAGCTGCTGCTAAAAAGCAAATCATGAGAGACAACGGAATTCACGTTGTTGATTCACCAGCTGAAATTGGTAAAAAAGTAAAAGAAGTACTTGGATAATCTTCAAGTCTCAAAATAACAAATTCCCAAAAAAGTCTCAATATCCTGTTGAGACTTTTTTACATTTTAAAAGCTGAGGCGTAAATAAAAAAAAACTTAGCATCTTAGAACCTCAGTATCTTAGAAGCTTAAAAAGAAATATGTACAAAGAATTAGAGAAATTTAAGGCAACAAACAGTTTTACTTTTACTGTAAATGATAGTTTAGAAGAGGCTTGCAACGCTCCAGAAGGAAGTGCAGGTGTCTTTATTGTATATGCTGTTGAAGGTGGAGAAAAAGAATTAATCATGGTTGGTTCTACAGGAACTGTTCAAAATGACGGAACTTTAAAAAGTAAAAATGGTGGACTTTACGACAAAATCGTAAACGGACATCAATTTGCTAAAACAGGAAGAAAATATTCTTGGCCAGCTCAAATGAAGTTAGAGAATATTGAGGCGTTAGAAGTAGTTTGGTACGAAACTTTTGCTGGAGATGTAAAAGCAATTCCAACTGCTGTAGAAGGACAGGTTTTACAAAACTTCTTAGATGAAAATGGTAAATTGCCAAGATGGAATGTAGCTTTTTAAGCAATAAAAAATATTGAATAGTTAGCCTTACTTAAAAAAAAAAGTAAGGCTTTTTTATTTTAAATAATGAAATTGAACGTTAAAATAGCTTTGGTTTTTTTTAGAGAGAAAAGAAAAATATTGATATATAAGAAATAGAATTGTTCAGATCAATTCTGTTAATTAAAATTTAAATTATAGTAAATTTTAAGTTTGACCAAAAAAGTAGGGTAAATACTGATGAATTTGAAAAAATAAGCAAATTTTAGAGGATTATTGGGTTTTAATCATTTGCTTTTCTATATTTATCACACAAAAACAAAAAATAATGTTAAAATTTAGTTCTTTCTGAAGTAGCTAAAGTCTTGTGGAATGTAAAATACTTGTTTAATTTTTGTTAAATTAAAGTTTGTTTATGAATCCTAGACGAGTCTTTTAAACTAAATTTTTACATCACAATTTTAATCTCTTGCAGTAAATCTTCTTTTAAAGTAATTGTAAATAATTGGATTTTTTGCCCAAAGTATTTTGTATGAGCCAAATTTTAAAAAACAAAGTTTTAGATGATTTTATTCTATGGAATAATTTGAAAAATGGTAATGAGAAATCTTTCTCTTTACTTTTTGAAAAGTATTATAGAGACCTAATCAGTTACGGCAATTCGCTTTGTCCATATGCTGAAAAGGTGCAAGATTGTATTCAAGATGTTTTTGCTGATATTTGGCTTTACCGAGATTCTCTTCAAGATAATGTTGTAGTTAAGGCATATTTACTTTCAAGCGTTAGAAAGAGAATTGCTCGTTTGCATGAAAGAGATCATGTTTTTAGAAAAACTACAACTACCGATGTTTTAGAGTTCCTTTTTGACTTTTCTATAGAAAATGATTTGGTTGAAGACGAAGTCACAGCCGAACGTGTTCTTCTTTTAAATAAACTATTAAATGATTTACCTGGACGCCAGAAAGAAGCATTGTATTTACGTTATCACCAAGGTTTAAGCGTAGATCAAATTGCCGATTTATTGGAGGTGAATTATCAGTCTGCAAGCAATCTTCTTCATCGCGGTTTATTAAATCTTCGCAAGGAATGGAAAGGCAGTATTCCGCTTCTAGTCCTTATATCTTCAGGGGTTTTTTAAAAATTTAAGAAAAAATTAAAAAAAAATCTTAAATAGGTGAGTATATAATAAAA from Flavobacterium sp. KACC 22763 includes these protein-coding regions:
- a CDS encoding bifunctional UDP-3-O-[3-hydroxymyristoyl] N-acetylglucosamine deacetylase/3-hydroxyacyl-ACP dehydratase, whose translation is MVKQKTIKNEISLTGVGLHTGKEVTMTFKPAPVNNGFTFVRVDLQGQPVIEADANYVVNTQRGTNLEKLGVKIQTPEHVLAAVVGCDLDNIIIELNASELPIMDGSSKYFVEAIENAGIEEQDAQRNVYVVKEVISFTDEATGSEILVMPSDEYQVTTMVDFGTKVLGTQNATLKSLADFKSEIASSRTFSFLHELESLLEHGLIKGGDLNNAIVYVDKEISESTMANLKKAFGKEEISVKPNGVLDNLTLHYPNEAARHKLLDVIGDLSLIGVRIQGKIIANKPGHFVNTQFAKKLAKIIKIEQRNHVPTYDLHQEPLMDIHKIMSMLPHRPPFLLIDRIIEMSDRHVVGLKNVTMNENFFVGHFPEAPVMPGVLIVEAMAQTGGILVLSTVPDPENYLTYFMKIDNVKFKHKVLPGDTLIFKCELISPIRRGICHMQANAYANGKLVTEAELMAQIARKQ
- a CDS encoding nuclear transport factor 2 family protein translates to MSIKEFVQKFYKSDALIDSEILKTYLHPDVTLEWNSSKGFIQMDYDSIIEMANELSRAYVRSKVRISHIISEDDLVSVRYSHFVKTIENPREEMLLAHFATIWQIKDDKLYRGYQMSQFS
- the efp gene encoding elongation factor P translates to MASTSDIRNGLCIKFNHDIYKIIEFLHVKPGKGPAFVRTKLKSLTSGKVLDNTFSAGHKIDVIRVETHTFQYLYPEGDEFHFMNAETFEQISLNKNILDAPDLLKEGTNVMVQINTETDLPLSVDMPASVILEVTYAEPGVKGNTATNATKNATVETGANINVPLFINEGDKIKIDTASGSYMERVKE
- a CDS encoding UDP-3-O-(3-hydroxymyristoyl)glucosamine N-acyltransferase, which codes for MKFPKSHSLQEIANLLNCKFIGDKDFQVLGMNEIHVVEPGDIVFVDHPKYYDKALQSAATIVLINKEVECPEGKALLISDDPFRDFNILTKHFKPFQFANVAIASSAEIGEGTVIQPNTFVGNNVKIGKNCLIHSNVSIYDHTVIGDNVIIHAGTILGADAFYYKKRPEGFDQLVSGGRVVIEDNVGIGALCTIDKGVTGDTTIGAGSKLDNQVHVGHDTVIGKKCLIASQTGIAGCVIIEDEVTLWGQVGTTSGITIGAKAVVMGQTGVTKSVEGGKSYFGTPIEESREKLKQLANIKKIPEILSKLK
- a CDS encoding RNA polymerase sigma factor, which produces MSQILKNKVLDDFILWNNLKNGNEKSFSLLFEKYYRDLISYGNSLCPYAEKVQDCIQDVFADIWLYRDSLQDNVVVKAYLLSSVRKRIARLHERDHVFRKTTTTDVLEFLFDFSIENDLVEDEVTAERVLLLNKLLNDLPGRQKEALYLRYHQGLSVDQIADLLEVNYQSASNLLHRGLLNLRKEWKGSIPLLVLISSGVF
- the sucD gene encoding succinate--CoA ligase subunit alpha, producing the protein MSVLVNKDSKIIVQGFTGSEGTFHASQMIEYGTNVVGGVTPGKGGTSHLDRPVFNTVKDAVDQAGADTSIIFVPPAFAADAIMEAADAGIKVIIAITEGIPVADMIKANNYVKERNSRLIGPNCPGVITPGEAKVGIMPGFVFKKGTVGIVSKSGTLTYEAADQVVKQGLGITTAIGIGGDPIIGTTTKEAVELLMNDPETEAIIMIGEIGGQLEADAARWVKADGNRKPVIGFIAGETAPAGRTMGHAGAIVGGSDDTAAAKKQIMRDNGIHVVDSPAEIGKKVKEVLG
- the lpxA gene encoding acyl-ACP--UDP-N-acetylglucosamine O-acyltransferase, producing the protein MNQPLAYVHPGAKIAKNVVIEPFTTIHNNVVIGDGTWIGSNVTIMEGARIGKNCNIFPGAVISAVPQDLKFGGEDSLAIIGDNCTIRECVTINRGTIASGQTVIGNNCLVMAYAHIAHDCEIGNNAIIVNGVALAGHVVVGNHAVIGGLAAIHQFIHIGDHAMISGGSLVRKDVPPFTKAAKEPLSYVGINSVGLRRRGFTTEKIREIQEIYRILYQKNYNTTQALSIIEAEMEATPERDEILDFIRNSSRGIMKGYSGNY